TGCATATGCTGTGGAGTACATATTCAGGTATATCTAATTATAATCCATTGTTTTGGTATAATCATTGGTCTTCATTTTATAATTATCAATATTATGCTTATGATTTACCAAGGAGCCATAGTTTCAGTTATTAGATATGCTTAGATGTTTCAGAGTCGAAAGTAGATGTTTCATATGATGTTGTACTTGTTAGAATATTATTTTGGCTACATTAGCAACCATAAAGGTTTGGAGACCGTCATATAGGTGATGTATTTTCTATAATTATCCTTAGAAAATTTTGATCATTGAGAATGTTTTCTGACACGCAAGCTTTGCCATAAAATAGGAGGGCATGTCTTTGAAGTCGAAATTGGCAGATTTGGACGATCAGGTCTCTGGACCGGTCAAAGTACTCCAAATGTAAATTTgacttcaccattgtgtagctcTCATCGAGtaaatcaaaatgcatatgttgaacgtccgatttggagttcggatgagagagttatgatgTCGGGAAGATCTACACCTagaaaaccggtcagaccggtttgccaggccggttagaccggtttggtctgtgtagtttgagttaggagttgtattttgacatggGAATTCTTAGTGTTTGGACTCCAgatggggcaagacctccccaccctataaatataaagggctaCGGCCGATTGAGGGTATCCAATCGATCACAAATCAATCTATCTTTTATTGTTTTACCTTTTATGCTCTTCACCCTACTTCTCCAACCCTATGTGCCGTTCTTCTCCTATCTCTATGGCATGAGGAGGCGTGCTAGCTGGTCTGCCGAACCTAGGGCAACCCAAGGTACGTCTGCCCCGATGGGGTCCCTTTCGCGCAGGTGTTCATTGGTCTCTCACCGGGTTCCCTGgtgagaccggtctgaccggcctgccATATTGGTCTAACCGGCCTCCGCATCGATGCTGTAAGGAGCGTCTTTGCGGGCTGCACTTTCGAGTGATTTCGTGTGTTGGGCGTCAACAAAAACCTGACGCCGTGAAAGGGTGGTCAGATCAGTGCCCACTAAACGAACAGACCTTACTATTTACTGATGGTAAGCGTCCACCACAAGAGAATATGAGAATAATGAAAGCCTAAAATGAGAGCATCCAAGAAACTGAGACCAAATAAAGAAAAACGAAGATCATGAAACACCACCGCCCGGCCATCCCTCATTCCATGGCAAACATCAAGATGAATTGAGACCGTGCGTTGTCATATGCCGCTGAAGCTGCTTTTAGCACCCATATTTTGGGGAGCTGCTCAGTATCCCATTGACGTATATTATCAACCTATTTGGAGATAGTGAACCTATCCAATGCTAGCTAATAACATGAGCAGGCACAGAAATCAAGCATCCTGCCGGTTCTATCCGAGTTCACTCATTTGACTCCACGGTTTTATCTCTACCGGTTGCACATTTTTCTTTCATGGATAGGTCTGTGGATATCGATGATTCTGTAGTAGCGTGGAATACTTAGATaaattcagcaaaaaaaaacattagagATGGTATAAAACAATTTTGTAGCGTCAGTATTGCGAGATTTTCTAATAAAATTCCACAGATATTGTATTATTACTCCTTACAGCTAATCAAGTAAAATAGCTAGGGAAACAAGCATCAATCACAGTCTATCCATCATCTATGTTTGCACTCCTATCCTTTCCCTGATACTGCACGACAGTTCATCTCTCAGCAATGCGGCACGGCCATGGTGGGCGCGAAATCGGGCGCCGTCTTCCCCGCGAAGGTGAACACCACGGGCGATCCTTTAGCGATCGGCAAGCCGTCGTTGACGAGGCAAACCCCGCCATCCTCTGTGCGGATCTTCCCCTCGTCGACAGGCTCGACACTGGGCAGGCCGTCGCAGTGCACCGTGACAATCGCCTGCGCACACGAGCACTGGTTGTCGATGGTCACCTGGTACTCCGGCTGCCCCTGCA
This genomic window from Setaria viridis chromosome 8, Setaria_viridis_v4.0, whole genome shotgun sequence contains:
- the LOC117834400 gene encoding TPD1 protein homolog 1, yielding MACATKATIILFLAFVICCQADTDRPGACKLSDLHISVVKTGKEVQGQPEYQVTIDNQCSCAQAIVTVHCDGLPSVEPVDEGKIRTEDGGVCLVNDGLPIAKGSPVVFTFAGKTAPDFAPTMAVPHC